One Sediminicola sp. YIK13 DNA segment encodes these proteins:
- a CDS encoding amidohydrolase family protein → MIRILTSFLFILTSLISLAQENQLKALVGGTLIDGFGSDPIKNSVVIIEGEKIISVGTITDTPIPSNAEVISTEGMTVLPGLWDMHVHTMINGHADYDYWDKTYPPLLKDVIMPSSAHQLLMAGVTSARDLGAPLEESIAVRDAINKGEIPGATLYVSGPFIQHQPYPGTEDFRWGVTSPEDGRAKIRKLAKAGVDMVKLIDHDQMTMAVLQAIVDEAHKNNLKVVAHGHRPNEIRRGLQVGVDCFEHTGLSSAPEYPADIMEKIKERTAQMNLGPLFWCPTVEGLYNYEYVRDHPEKLDNDSWHLGLPDSVIVDIKNSIAHPDRLPYFQLTPIRKPTLKTKIKQLMDAGVVLMIGTDSGIPMKFHSQSTWNELDVWVNEFGIDPMYAVRAATYWPALWMGVADEVGTITPGKYADIIAVDGDVLRYISLLQDVDMVIKHGKRYK, encoded by the coding sequence ATGATTAGAATACTAACTTCCTTCCTTTTTATTCTTACCTCCCTTATATCACTAGCACAAGAAAACCAATTAAAAGCCTTGGTAGGAGGCACCCTAATTGATGGTTTTGGTTCAGATCCCATAAAAAATAGCGTGGTAATCATCGAAGGCGAAAAAATAATCTCCGTGGGAACCATAACAGATACGCCAATTCCTTCCAATGCAGAAGTGATATCTACAGAAGGTATGACAGTTCTTCCCGGATTATGGGATATGCACGTGCACACCATGATCAACGGACATGCAGATTACGATTATTGGGACAAAACATATCCTCCTTTGCTTAAAGATGTGATCATGCCATCTAGTGCCCATCAATTATTAATGGCCGGTGTAACGAGTGCGAGAGACTTGGGAGCCCCGTTAGAAGAAAGTATTGCGGTAAGGGATGCCATCAACAAAGGAGAAATTCCAGGTGCTACGCTCTATGTGTCGGGTCCCTTTATACAACATCAACCTTACCCAGGGACAGAAGATTTTAGATGGGGAGTGACCAGTCCGGAGGATGGCCGGGCAAAGATCAGAAAGCTTGCCAAAGCAGGAGTAGATATGGTTAAATTAATAGATCACGACCAAATGACCATGGCAGTGCTGCAGGCCATAGTGGACGAAGCACATAAAAATAACTTAAAGGTAGTGGCACACGGTCACAGGCCCAATGAAATTAGAAGAGGTTTGCAAGTAGGGGTTGATTGTTTTGAGCATACGGGCTTGTCTTCCGCACCGGAATATCCTGCAGATATAATGGAAAAGATCAAGGAAAGGACCGCACAAATGAATTTAGGTCCTTTATTTTGGTGTCCCACAGTTGAAGGGCTGTACAATTATGAATATGTGAGGGACCATCCTGAAAAGTTGGACAATGATTCCTGGCATTTGGGATTGCCCGATAGCGTCATTGTTGATATCAAAAACAGTATCGCTCACCCAGATCGCTTACCCTATTTTCAATTGACACCCATAAGAAAGCCTACTTTGAAAACTAAAATAAAGCAACTTATGGATGCCGGTGTCGTATTGATGATAGGCACGGATAGTGGAATCCCCATGAAATTTCATAGCCAATCTACATGGAACGAGTTGGATGTTTGGGTAAATGAGTTTGGGATAGATCCCATGTACGCCGTTAGGGCAGCAACCTATTGGCCTGCGCTATGGATGGGGGTGGCTGATGAAGTGGGTACTATCACCCCTGGCAAATATGCAGATATCATTGCGGTGGACGGGGATGTTTTGCGCTACATTAGTTTACTTCAAGATGTGGACATGGTCATTAAGCACGGGAAACGTTATAAATAG
- the trhA gene encoding PAQR family membrane homeostasis protein TrhA, translated as MGSNNDTINNRSIEREERLHAYSHALGIILGILGSFLLLLKNNGKTNYATLAILIYSFTVILLFSASTFYHYVSNLELKRRLRIVDHVSIYFLIAGTYTPVALISLTNGNGFLIFYTVWGIALVGTLFKVFYTGKFEILSLILYLAMGWLIVLDYPNLLENTTPRGIDLLMLGGAFYTIGILFYAIRKIPYNHLIWHFFVLGGAISHWLFIYIDVI; from the coding sequence GTGGGGAGCAATAATGACACCATAAACAATCGGTCTATTGAAAGAGAGGAAAGGCTACACGCCTATTCCCATGCATTGGGTATTATTCTTGGTATTTTAGGTAGTTTTTTGCTTCTATTGAAAAATAATGGCAAAACCAACTATGCGACTTTAGCTATTCTGATCTATAGTTTTACGGTGATTTTATTGTTTTCGGCCTCTACGTTCTATCACTATGTCTCCAATTTGGAACTCAAAAGAAGACTGCGAATAGTAGACCATGTAAGTATATATTTTTTAATTGCCGGGACGTATACTCCAGTGGCTTTGATATCCTTAACAAATGGAAATGGCTTTCTTATTTTTTACACCGTTTGGGGAATAGCTCTGGTGGGTACCCTCTTCAAGGTGTTTTATACAGGTAAATTTGAAATACTCTCTTTGATCCTGTATTTGGCCATGGGCTGGCTCATTGTTCTGGATTACCCGAATTTATTGGAGAATACCACCCCAAGGGGTATAGATCTACTCATGTTGGGAGGAGCATTTTATACCATCGGAATTTTGTTTTATGCCATCAGGAAAATACCTTATAATCACCTAATATGGCACTTTTTTGTTTTGGGTGGTGCCATAAGCCATTGGCTATTTATTTATATAGATGTAATCTAA
- a CDS encoding DUF4268 domain-containing protein, which translates to MFSKEASRKLREDFWISFGKSFPRKWILYNTTVKDFSFKFHFDTKTAMVSLDLDHHDLEKRIELWEKLLSLKSILIEEFLPGAIFNDSYVLENQKEISRIYMVLEGVSIHNKDSWQETMVFLNEHMLQFEAFFEEYKDILIS; encoded by the coding sequence ATGTTCAGCAAGGAAGCATCACGAAAATTGCGGGAGGACTTTTGGATATCCTTTGGAAAATCCTTTCCTAGAAAATGGATCCTGTACAATACAACAGTTAAAGATTTCTCCTTTAAATTCCATTTTGATACCAAAACCGCCATGGTTTCGTTGGATTTGGATCACCATGATTTAGAAAAACGAATTGAACTTTGGGAAAAACTACTTTCCTTAAAATCCATTCTGATTGAAGAATTTCTACCAGGAGCTATTTTCAATGATTCCTATGTCTTGGAAAATCAAAAAGAAATATCAAGAATCTATATGGTTCTAGAGGGAGTATCTATCCACAACAAGGATAGTTGGCAAGAGACCATGGTCTTTTTGAATGAACATATGCTACAATTTGAAGCCTTTTTTGAAGAGTACAAAGACATTCTAATTAGTTAG
- a CDS encoding ZIP family metal transporter, whose product MIYLLPILAVLLSFAFVLMVKPKNKEAFKLVLAFSGAFLLALTVFELFPEVYENSDPKTIGLCVMLGILFQIFLEFFSKGAEHGHVHLDTEKTNFPWLLFISLSLHSLLEGIPIEKHQTILYGILVHKVPIAIILSIFFINSKIKLRNAVFFIVLFAIMTPLGSLLAANLPIIEQYYAPITAVVIGVFLHISTVILFESSEGHKFNLRKLVVIIFGIAIAYLL is encoded by the coding sequence ATGATCTATTTATTACCCATTCTAGCGGTATTATTAAGTTTTGCCTTTGTTCTAATGGTAAAACCAAAAAACAAGGAAGCCTTCAAATTAGTTTTGGCATTTAGCGGGGCCTTTCTTTTAGCCCTTACGGTTTTTGAATTGTTTCCAGAAGTCTACGAAAATTCCGACCCAAAAACAATTGGCCTCTGTGTGATGCTCGGAATTCTATTTCAAATATTTCTGGAGTTTTTCTCCAAGGGTGCAGAACACGGACATGTTCATTTGGACACGGAAAAAACAAACTTTCCATGGCTATTATTCATTAGTCTTTCCCTTCATTCCCTATTGGAAGGAATCCCCATTGAGAAACACCAAACAATACTTTATGGCATCCTGGTACACAAAGTTCCCATTGCCATTATTCTCAGTATATTTTTTATCAATTCGAAGATCAAACTGCGCAATGCGGTATTTTTTATAGTGTTGTTTGCCATAATGACCCCATTGGGAAGTCTATTGGCGGCCAATTTGCCGATCATAGAACAGTACTATGCGCCAATTACAGCTGTGGTTATTGGGGTGTTTCTCCATATCTCTACCGTCATCCTCTTTGAAAGCTCGGAGGGGCATAAGTTTAATTTACGAAAATTAGTGGTGATCATCTTTGGGATCGCCATAGCCTATCTCTTATAA
- a CDS encoding THUMP domain-containing class I SAM-dependent RNA methyltransferase: MDNNFKMVAKTLFGFEEILAKELRNLGAANVEEGVRSVSFEGDKGFMYKANLCLRTAIKIVKPVHSFSVVDENDLYKKIYRMDWSEYLSADTTFAIDTTINSENFTHSLYVSQKVKDAIVDKFRDTDGRRPDVDIKFPDVRLNIHIQKEHCNVSMDTSGRSLHQRGYRTATNIAPINEVLAAGLLLLSGWDGQCDFLDPMCGSGTFLTEAAMIACNIPANINRKEFAFEKWSDFDEELFEKIVDVSLNKTREFHFKIVGYDKAPSAVAKAKDNVKNANLSEYITIDRMNFFETDKFTEKHLHMVFNPPYGERLDIEMESFYASIGDTLKQKYPGTDAWFITSNLEALKFVGLRPSRKIKVFNSHLESKLVKYVMYEGSKKAKFNQPS; encoded by the coding sequence ATGGACAATAATTTTAAAATGGTAGCCAAAACCTTATTTGGTTTTGAGGAGATATTAGCAAAGGAATTGCGCAATCTTGGCGCAGCAAATGTAGAGGAAGGAGTTAGAAGCGTTTCTTTTGAAGGCGATAAAGGTTTTATGTACAAAGCCAACCTTTGTCTAAGGACCGCAATAAAAATTGTGAAGCCGGTGCATTCTTTTTCAGTAGTTGACGAGAACGACCTTTATAAGAAAATATATCGAATGGATTGGAGTGAATACCTTTCGGCGGACACTACTTTTGCCATTGACACTACAATCAATTCAGAGAATTTTACACACTCCCTTTACGTTTCACAAAAAGTTAAGGATGCTATTGTGGATAAATTTCGAGATACGGATGGTCGTAGGCCAGATGTGGATATAAAATTCCCGGATGTTCGTTTAAATATTCATATACAAAAAGAACATTGTAACGTTTCCATGGATACCTCAGGAAGATCCCTACACCAAAGAGGATATCGTACGGCCACCAATATAGCTCCGATAAATGAAGTTTTGGCCGCGGGCTTGCTGCTTTTAAGTGGCTGGGACGGACAATGTGATTTTCTGGATCCTATGTGTGGGAGTGGTACTTTTTTAACGGAAGCCGCCATGATTGCCTGTAACATTCCGGCAAATATCAATAGAAAGGAATTTGCCTTTGAAAAATGGTCAGATTTTGACGAAGAGCTTTTTGAAAAGATAGTGGATGTCAGTCTAAATAAGACAAGGGAGTTCCATTTTAAAATCGTTGGGTATGATAAGGCACCTTCGGCTGTGGCCAAGGCAAAGGATAACGTTAAGAATGCCAACTTATCGGAGTACATTACCATTGATAGAATGAACTTTTTTGAGACGGATAAGTTTACAGAAAAACACTTACATATGGTATTCAACCCTCCATATGGAGAGCGATTGGATATTGAAATGGAAAGTTTCTATGCTTCCATAGGAGATACGCTAAAACAAAAATATCCAGGAACAGACGCCTGGTTCATTACTTCCAATTTGGAGGCATTAAAGTTTGTAGGATTGAGGCCATCAAGAAAAATAAAGGTTTTCAACAGCCATTTGGAATCAAAGTTGGTGAAGTATGTCATGTATGAAGGAAGTAAAAAAGCCAAATTCAATCAACCTTCCTAG
- a CDS encoding DUF6048 family protein — translation MLRYFISVFFLLGFIAGHSQSKSIDLQPKDTVVKKESYGLRVGADLSKLALSFFNDDYTGLELVGDYRLTQKLFLAAELGNEDRTKQEDLYNFTSSGSYIKAGVDYNTYQNWYGMDNTIFLGGRYAVSTFSQTLNDYSVFDSNRYWNADGFADGQSPGREFSGLNASWLELVFGTKVELFANIYLGASVRLDFLVTQKQSDEFPTLWIPGFNKVTDGSNFGASYNYSISYFIPLYKKAKKATKKEVEK, via the coding sequence ATGTTAAGATATTTCATTAGTGTTTTCTTCCTTTTGGGCTTTATTGCAGGGCACTCTCAGAGTAAATCCATTGACCTACAACCAAAGGACACCGTAGTTAAAAAGGAGTCCTATGGCCTTCGTGTAGGGGCTGACCTCAGTAAATTGGCACTGTCTTTTTTCAATGATGATTATACGGGACTGGAACTCGTGGGCGATTACAGATTGACCCAAAAACTATTCCTTGCAGCAGAACTAGGTAATGAAGACCGAACCAAGCAGGAAGATCTATATAATTTCACTTCTTCTGGTAGTTATATAAAAGCAGGGGTAGATTACAATACCTACCAGAACTGGTATGGGATGGACAATACAATCTTTTTGGGTGGCAGGTATGCTGTAAGCACTTTCAGCCAAACTTTGAACGATTACTCCGTTTTTGACAGTAATAGATATTGGAACGCAGACGGTTTTGCCGATGGCCAATCACCCGGTCGAGAATTCAGTGGCTTAAATGCATCATGGTTAGAACTAGTATTTGGAACAAAAGTGGAGTTATTTGCCAATATCTACTTGGGGGCAAGCGTACGTTTGGACTTTTTGGTCACCCAAAAACAATCCGACGAATTTCCAACCCTGTGGATACCTGGATTTAATAAGGTTACCGATGGCAGTAACTTTGGTGCCAGTTACAACTATTCCATATCCTATTTTATCCCGCTTTACAAAAAGGCAAAAAAGGCGACAAAGAAAGAAGTTGAAAAATAG
- a CDS encoding DUF6452 family protein, producing the protein MKKILAIGAILMIIISFSACEKDDICVDGDTPLLVVGFYDINDTATVKRVTKLRVAGIDQEFTVNTVPDRTDLDLVELPLRINSPTTSFVFISNSASNSSNEETGNADVVTFNYETKEVFVSRACGFIANYASLNGTLTSDTDNWIKEIEVVQTTINDQATAHVKIFH; encoded by the coding sequence ATGAAAAAAATACTGGCCATTGGCGCTATTCTAATGATAATCATTTCTTTTTCCGCCTGTGAGAAAGATGATATTTGTGTAGATGGGGATACTCCCCTCTTGGTTGTAGGTTTTTACGATATCAACGATACTGCAACGGTCAAAAGAGTGACAAAATTGAGGGTGGCCGGTATCGATCAAGAGTTTACCGTCAATACCGTGCCAGACAGAACCGACCTGGATCTAGTAGAACTACCTTTACGGATCAATAGTCCAACCACCTCATTCGTATTCATATCAAATTCAGCCTCCAATAGCTCCAATGAGGAAACTGGAAATGCAGATGTTGTTACCTTTAATTATGAAACCAAAGAAGTTTTCGTATCACGTGCCTGTGGTTTTATAGCGAATTACGCCAGCCTAAATGGAACGCTAACTTCAGATACAGATAACTGGATAAAAGAAATAGAAGTTGTCCAAACCACTATTAACGATCAAGCTACAGCCCATGTTAAGATATTTCATTAG
- the rlmD gene encoding 23S rRNA (uracil(1939)-C(5))-methyltransferase RlmD, whose translation MRKKNKRQIFENVQVIDAGAKGKTIGKAPDGRVIFLTNTVPGDVVDVQTTKKRKAYFEGTAIKFHTLSDKRTKPECQHFGVCGGCKWQDMAYEHQLFYKQKEVENNLIRIGHLELPTITPILGSEKQYFYRNKMEFSFSDSRWLTYDEINSKDEIEDRNALGFHIPGMWDKILDIKKCHLQADPSNAIRLAVKDFANKHGLPFFNPRNQEGLLRTLMIRTSSNGEIMVLVQFFEDNQEQRTLLMDFMKETFPEITSLLYVINQKQNDTIYDQKIECYAGRDHIFEEMEGLKFKINAKSFYQTNSDQAYELYKITREFAGLTGDELVYDLYTGTGTIAQFVAKQAKKVVGIEAVPVAIEDAKANAKLNNIENVAFFAGDMKNIFNAGFIAANGKPDVIITDPPRDGMHKDVVQQILNIAPKKVVYVSCNSATQARDLELMKDLYKITKLQPVDMFPQTHHVENVVLLEKRT comes from the coding sequence ATGCGCAAAAAGAACAAAAGACAGATCTTCGAAAATGTACAGGTAATAGATGCAGGGGCGAAGGGAAAAACAATAGGCAAGGCACCAGACGGACGGGTAATATTTCTAACCAACACAGTTCCAGGTGATGTAGTTGATGTACAGACCACCAAAAAAAGAAAAGCTTATTTTGAAGGTACCGCTATAAAATTCCACACCTTATCCGATAAGAGAACAAAACCTGAATGCCAACACTTTGGAGTTTGCGGGGGCTGCAAATGGCAAGATATGGCCTATGAGCACCAATTATTTTACAAACAAAAGGAAGTAGAAAATAACTTAATACGGATTGGGCATTTAGAATTGCCGACAATTACCCCAATCCTAGGTTCCGAAAAACAATATTTTTACCGGAACAAAATGGAATTCTCTTTCTCGGATAGCCGATGGCTCACGTATGATGAAATTAATTCAAAAGACGAAATAGAGGACAGAAATGCACTTGGCTTCCATATACCAGGAATGTGGGACAAAATTTTGGACATCAAAAAATGTCACTTACAGGCTGACCCGTCCAACGCCATACGCTTGGCAGTCAAAGATTTTGCGAATAAACACGGGCTTCCTTTTTTTAATCCCAGAAATCAAGAAGGATTATTGCGAACGCTAATGATCAGAACCTCCTCTAATGGGGAAATCATGGTATTGGTGCAATTCTTTGAAGATAACCAGGAACAACGGACACTTTTGATGGATTTTATGAAGGAAACCTTCCCTGAAATCACTTCATTGTTATATGTGATCAACCAAAAGCAAAACGATACGATCTACGATCAAAAGATTGAATGTTATGCAGGACGTGATCATATCTTTGAAGAAATGGAAGGGTTAAAGTTTAAGATAAACGCGAAATCCTTTTATCAAACCAATTCGGATCAGGCGTACGAACTTTATAAAATAACCAGGGAGTTTGCAGGACTTACAGGAGATGAACTGGTTTATGATCTGTACACCGGTACGGGGACTATTGCCCAATTCGTGGCAAAGCAAGCCAAGAAAGTAGTAGGGATAGAGGCAGTTCCTGTGGCCATTGAAGATGCAAAAGCCAATGCAAAACTAAACAATATAGAAAATGTTGCCTTTTTTGCAGGTGATATGAAAAACATCTTCAACGCCGGATTTATTGCCGCCAACGGCAAACCAGATGTAATAATCACGGATCCCCCAAGGGATGGCATGCATAAGGATGTGGTGCAACAAATTTTGAATATTGCCCCAAAAAAGGTGGTTTATGTAAGTTGTAACAGTGCCACACAGGCGAGGGATCTGGAATTGATGAAAGACCTTTACAAAATCACCAAATTACAACCTGTAGATATGTTTCCGCAAACACACCATGTGGAAAATGTTGTACTTTTGGAAAAAAGAACCTAA
- the rocD gene encoding ornithine--oxo-acid transaminase — MSVLERLTSEDAIAMENEYGAHNYHPLPVVLSRGEGVYVWDVEGKKYYDFLSAYSAVNQGHCHPKIVGAMVKQAQTLTLTSRAFYNDMLGKFEKYASETFGFDKLLPMNTGAEAVETALKICRKWAYEKKGIPENEAEIVVCENNFHGRTTTIISFSNDEVARKHFGPYTKGFIKIEYDNLQALETVLKTNKNIAGFLVEPIQGEAGVFVPSEGYLAKAKALCEEHNVLFIADEVQTGIARTGRLLATCGNCTCADKHCSGTPEVKPDILILGKALSGGAYPVSGVLANDNIMGVIRPGNHGSTFGGNPVAAAVGMAALEVIKDENLAQNAFDLGELFREELNKFIPNCSLVNAVRGKGLLNAILINDTEDSSTAWDICMALKENGLLAKPTHGNIIRFAPPLVMTKEQLLECVSIITTTLTNFESEL; from the coding sequence ATGTCAGTTTTAGAACGATTAACTTCTGAGGACGCCATAGCAATGGAGAATGAGTACGGAGCACATAATTACCATCCATTACCTGTTGTATTAAGTAGGGGTGAAGGTGTTTATGTGTGGGATGTTGAGGGTAAGAAATATTACGATTTCCTCTCTGCCTATTCCGCAGTAAACCAAGGGCATTGCCATCCGAAAATTGTTGGAGCCATGGTAAAACAGGCGCAAACATTAACATTAACATCAAGGGCATTTTATAATGATATGCTCGGGAAGTTTGAGAAATACGCATCGGAAACCTTCGGATTCGATAAACTGTTGCCTATGAACACAGGTGCCGAGGCTGTAGAAACTGCGCTGAAGATCTGTAGAAAATGGGCTTATGAGAAAAAAGGGATTCCTGAAAATGAAGCTGAAATAGTTGTTTGTGAGAACAATTTTCACGGGCGTACCACAACAATCATCTCTTTTTCCAATGATGAAGTGGCAAGAAAACATTTTGGACCATACACTAAAGGATTCATCAAAATAGAGTACGATAATTTACAGGCCTTGGAAACGGTCTTGAAAACCAATAAAAATATTGCAGGATTCCTCGTGGAACCAATTCAGGGTGAAGCCGGGGTTTTTGTCCCTTCTGAGGGATATTTAGCCAAAGCAAAGGCCTTGTGCGAGGAACACAATGTACTTTTTATTGCTGATGAAGTTCAGACTGGAATAGCCAGAACGGGAAGGTTATTGGCGACTTGTGGTAACTGTACTTGCGCTGATAAGCACTGCAGTGGAACACCAGAAGTAAAACCAGATATTCTAATTTTGGGAAAAGCTCTTTCTGGAGGAGCCTACCCCGTCTCTGGAGTATTGGCAAATGATAATATAATGGGAGTTATTAGACCTGGCAACCATGGAAGTACCTTCGGAGGTAACCCAGTAGCGGCTGCAGTTGGGATGGCCGCATTGGAAGTTATAAAAGATGAGAATCTCGCGCAAAATGCTTTTGATCTTGGTGAGTTGTTCCGTGAAGAATTGAACAAATTCATTCCAAATTGCTCTTTGGTAAATGCTGTTAGGGGTAAAGGTCTATTGAATGCTATTCTGATCAATGATACAGAAGACAGTTCAACCGCATGGGACATTTGTATGGCCCTAAAAGAAAACGGACTTTTGGCAAAACCAACACATGGTAACATCATCCGTTTTGCACCACCTTTGGTTATGACCAAGGAACAGTTATTGGAATGTGTATCCATTATAACCACTACCTTGACAAATTTTGAAAGTGAATTATAA
- a CDS encoding carboxypeptidase-like regulatory domain-containing protein translates to MLRNIFIFQKKYLITAILVLSFIGIHDNSYASVYFQDEQQEMNYNSYSGEILDSDSKKPLVFATLSLEGTNISTVTNTEGTFSLKIPKSTVQGNISISFLGYKTKLVSLTELRPENNEILLDIASIELSEVNLTVPKSAEGLVRETLAKKGENYFNEPTIMTAFYRETIKKRRKNVSLSEAVVTIYKAPYNTPKRDAIQLYKARKSTDYSKLDTVALKLEGGPFNTLYVDIMKYPEYIFTDEDISKYSFSFDQSTRVNDRLIFVVNFEQHNYIDEPLYKGKLYIDSENKILTSAIYSLNITDPDKASKLFVRKKPANAKVWPTDVAYRVDYREKDGRWYYGYSNVLLEFKINWDDRFFNSVYSMTAEMAVTDWEVNTEKANLKAREKMKSRIILSDEASGFSDPDFWGEYNIIEPEKSIESAIKKIQRQLKRSRSRGDLSSAF, encoded by the coding sequence ATGTTAAGAAATATCTTTATTTTTCAAAAAAAATACCTCATAACGGCAATACTGGTATTGTCCTTTATTGGAATCCACGATAATTCCTATGCCTCTGTTTATTTCCAAGATGAGCAACAGGAGATGAATTACAATTCCTACAGTGGAGAAATCTTGGATAGCGACTCTAAAAAACCTTTGGTCTTTGCTACACTTAGCTTGGAGGGGACCAATATCAGCACCGTTACTAACACAGAGGGTACATTCTCACTAAAAATTCCCAAAAGCACCGTACAAGGCAATATCAGCATCTCTTTCTTAGGTTATAAGACCAAATTAGTTTCATTGACTGAGCTTCGACCCGAAAATAATGAAATTCTCTTGGACATTGCCAGTATTGAACTATCGGAGGTTAACCTAACCGTACCCAAAAGTGCGGAAGGACTGGTACGTGAAACTTTGGCTAAAAAAGGAGAGAACTATTTTAATGAACCCACCATCATGACTGCTTTTTACAGGGAGACCATAAAGAAGAGAAGAAAAAATGTATCCCTTTCAGAAGCGGTGGTCACCATTTACAAAGCGCCATACAATACACCCAAAAGAGATGCAATACAACTGTACAAAGCTCGCAAGAGCACGGATTACAGCAAATTGGATACCGTTGCCCTTAAACTGGAAGGTGGGCCTTTCAATACGTTGTATGTGGATATCATGAAATATCCGGAGTATATATTTACTGATGAGGATATTTCCAAATATTCTTTTAGTTTCGATCAGTCCACCAGGGTAAATGACCGACTGATCTTTGTGGTCAATTTTGAACAGCACAATTATATTGATGAACCATTGTACAAAGGGAAACTGTACATAGATTCTGAAAACAAAATACTCACAAGTGCCATTTATTCCTTAAATATTACCGACCCGGACAAGGCCTCAAAACTATTTGTACGCAAAAAGCCCGCCAATGCCAAAGTATGGCCAACAGATGTCGCTTACAGGGTAGATTATAGAGAAAAAGATGGAAGGTGGTATTACGGCTATAGCAACGTATTGCTGGAATTTAAAATTAATTGGGACGACCGTTTTTTCAATTCTGTATATAGCATGACCGCAGAAATGGCCGTAACCGATTGGGAAGTAAATACAGAAAAGGCCAATTTAAAAGCAAGGGAAAAAATGAAGTCCCGTATCATCTTAAGTGATGAGGCCAGTGGCTTTTCCGATCCGGATTTTTGGGGGGAGTACAATATCATAGAACCTGAAAAATCGATCGAATCTGCTATTAAGAAAATACAGAGACAATTAAAAAGATCTAGGTCAAGAGGAGACCTCTCTTCAGCTTTTTAA
- a CDS encoding PepSY domain-containing protein: MSNPTKRQKQARILRIFRKVHRTMGALLFSFFFIISISGILLGWKKNSGGYILAETQKGVSSNLADWQPMDMLHQKALKIYRDSISATPNVEVDRMEIRTDKGIVKFTFVDDFWGVQLDGTTGKLLLIEKRRGDYIEKLHDGSLLDYYFGTQNGQFKLAYTSIMGVALFIFTTTGFWLWYGPKRMRKN; the protein is encoded by the coding sequence ATGTCCAATCCTACTAAAAGACAAAAACAAGCTCGAATATTAAGGATCTTCAGGAAAGTGCATCGTACGATGGGCGCTTTGCTATTTTCCTTTTTCTTTATAATTTCCATATCTGGCATCTTGTTGGGATGGAAAAAAAATAGCGGTGGCTATATCTTAGCCGAGACCCAAAAAGGAGTTTCTTCCAATTTGGCAGATTGGCAACCAATGGATATGCTACACCAAAAGGCATTAAAAATTTATAGGGATTCCATTTCTGCGACTCCAAATGTAGAGGTAGACCGAATGGAAATCAGAACGGATAAGGGCATAGTCAAATTTACCTTTGTAGATGATTTTTGGGGTGTTCAACTGGATGGCACCACGGGAAAACTACTGCTAATAGAAAAACGACGTGGGGACTATATAGAAAAATTGCATGATGGCTCCCTGCTCGACTATTATTTTGGGACCCAAAATGGGCAATTTAAACTAGCTTATACCTCAATAATGGGCGTGGCCCTTTTTATTTTTACCACTACCGGTTTTTGGTTGTGGTACGGTCCTAAGCGTATGCGGAAGAATTAA